One Pseudorasbora parva isolate DD20220531a chromosome 4, ASM2467924v1, whole genome shotgun sequence genomic region harbors:
- the LOC137074103 gene encoding D(1) dopamine receptor yields MYNFTSSLIPSWSAHGEPAGRIFLGFALSLLVLWTLLGNFTVCAAVLRFRHLRGKVTNVFIVSLAMSDLLVAVLVMPWKAATEVTGHWAFGSFCECWVAFDIMCSTASILNLCVISLDRYWAISDPFQYERKMNRRVALVMVSVTWVVSLAISFVPVQLNWHRADLDTVATSNWTTKEMCDSSLSRTYAISSSLISFYIPVAVMLVTYSRIYRIAQVQIKSISSLERAGERAQNCMAGARTCPLQHRAIRETKLFKTLSVIMGVFVCCWFPFFVLNCAVPFCHKPNCVSEGTFNVFVWFGWCNSSLNPIIYAFNSDFRDAFGRLLCCHDLCTKTPQCKDPVSTYNQGSSVNTMEVGYVSLHRVGNEMQSPLVELHMLRDESEVKHANSEDACQNK; encoded by the coding sequence ATGTACAACTTTACCTCGTCCCTGATACCTTCATGGAGCGCTCATGGAGAGCCAGCGGGTCGCATTTTCCTGGGTTTCGCGCTTTCTCTCCTCGTGTTGTGGACGCTTTTGGGGAATTTCACGGTTTGCGCTGCGGTTTTGCGCTTCCGTCACCTGAGAGGAAAAGTTACGAACGTCTTTATCGTGTCTCTGGCGATGTCCGACCTGCTGGTGGCTGTTCTCGTAATGCCGTGGAAAGCGGCCACGGAGGTGACGGGACACTGGGCGTTTGGCTCTTTCTGCGAGTGCTGGGTGGCTTTTGACATTATGTGCTCCACAGCCTCCATCCTCAACCTGTGCGTAATTAGCTTGGATCGATACTGGGCTATTTCAGACCCATTTCAGTACGAGAGGAAGATGAACCGTAGAGTCGCCCTTGTTATGGTCAGCGTTACGTGGGTCGTATCATTGGCCATATCATTCGTGCCCGTGCAGCTGAACTGGCACCGGGCAGACCTGGACACGGTCGCCACAAGCAACTGGACCACTAAGGAAATGTGTGATTCGAGCCTGAGTAGAACGTATGCCATATCATCTTCCCTAATAAGTTTTTACATTCCCGTAGCAGTGATGTTGGTAACATACTCGCGCATCTACCGCATTGCTCAGGTTCAAATCAAGAGCATCTCTTCGCTGGAGCGCGCAGGGGAGCGCGCGCAGAACTGCATGGCAGGTGCGCGCACCTGTCCTCTCCAACACCGCGCGATAAGAGAAACCAAACTCTTTAAAACTCTGTCCGTGATTATGGgggtgtttgtgtgctgctggtTCCCGTTCTTCGTCCTGAACTGTGCGGTTCCTTTCTGCCACAAGCCAAATTGCGTCAGTGAAGGAACATTTAATGTGTTCGTGTGGTTCGGCTGGTGCAACTCCTCGCTCAACCCGATCATCTATGCTTTCAACTCTGATTTCAGAGATGCTTTTGGACGACTTCTGTGCTGCCATGACCTGTGCACCAAAACACCTCAGTGCAAGGATCCAGTGTCCACTTATAATCAGGGAAGCTCTGTTAACACAATGGAGGTCGGTTATGTCAGTTTGCACAGGGTAGGCAACGAAATGCAAAGTCCTTTAGTGGAGCTACACATGCTTAGAGATGAGAGCGAGGTTAAGCATGCAAACTCAGAAGATGCATGTCAGAATAAATGA